Proteins encoded together in one bacterium window:
- a CDS encoding acyl carrier protein, with translation MAVDEQLKQQIKDMIVERLFLNVAPADIPDAANLMDEYKIDSVNLFEIVVGLEEEFGITLEDTDFSTETFSTVDNIAAFVDQKRS, from the coding sequence ATGGCGGTTGATGAGCAACTCAAGCAGCAAATCAAGGACATGATCGTCGAGCGACTGTTCCTCAACGTCGCCCCGGCGGACATCCCCGACGCAGCCAATCTCATGGACGAGTACAAGATCGATTCAGTCAATCTGTTCGAGATCGTCGTGGGGTTGGAAGAGGAGTTCGGCATCACGCTGGAGGACACGGACTTCAGCACCGAGACGTTCTCGACGGTAGACAACATCGCCGCCTTCGTTGACCAGAAGCGGAGCTGA